Proteins encoded together in one Acidobacteriota bacterium window:
- the bstA gene encoding bacillithiol transferase BstA: MSEDLESLRYPIGQFEPPSRIDEGQIERWISDIETLPADLRRIVTGLTETQLDTPYRPGGWTIRQVIHHLPDSHMNSFIRFKWALTEDRPKIKAYFEDRWAELPDYAVTPVLTSLDLLEALHRRWVALLRSLTRQDLDRTFNHPESGPANLAETIGSYAWHGRHHLAHIRETIRREGWNC; this comes from the coding sequence ATGTCTGAAGACTTGGAGAGTCTACGCTATCCGATTGGTCAGTTTGAACCTCCGTCCCGTATAGACGAGGGTCAAATCGAGAGGTGGATCAGCGACATCGAAACCCTTCCGGCCGACCTTAGGAGAATCGTCACGGGATTGACGGAAACCCAACTGGACACGCCCTATCGTCCCGGGGGCTGGACCATCCGCCAGGTGATTCACCATTTGCCGGACAGTCACATGAACAGTTTCATCCGGTTCAAATGGGCGCTGACCGAGGACCGGCCCAAGATCAAGGCTTATTTCGAGGACCGGTGGGCGGAACTGCCGGACTACGCAGTGACTCCGGTCTTGACATCTCTGGACTTGCTGGAGGCCCTACATCGGCGTTGGGTGGCGCTCTTGCGTTCCCTGACCCGTCAGGACCTTGACAGGACTTTCAATCACCCCGAATCCGGTCCTGCCAACCTGGCGGAAACCATCGGTTCCTATGCCTGGCACGGACGGCACCACCTGGCACACATCCGGGAGACTATCCGTCGCGAAGGGTGGAATTGCTGA
- a CDS encoding DUF1295 domain-containing protein, producing MSQTKLPRTDYFIFERVQLYTYDVIHEKLGFKMFWGGLMVYGWLFILPLWGMAAYPSPGFSPAWTYVWLIGTAGLFLLGWAISRGTNMQKYTFKRWPERKFLGLIEPETIEAGDRKILCSGFWGIARHFNYMGEGFMALSIALAFGYFTNPWAWTYFVFIVLQFIFRQRDDDRCCAEKYGAEKWAEYQARVKYRIIPGVY from the coding sequence TTGTCTCAAACCAAGTTGCCACGCACAGACTACTTCATCTTTGAGCGAGTCCAGCTATACACCTACGATGTGATCCATGAGAAACTCGGCTTCAAGATGTTCTGGGGTGGCCTCATGGTCTACGGGTGGCTGTTCATTCTCCCGTTGTGGGGTATGGCTGCTTACCCATCCCCCGGATTCTCCCCGGCATGGACCTATGTGTGGTTGATCGGAACGGCTGGGCTGTTCCTGCTCGGTTGGGCCATCTCCCGCGGCACCAACATGCAGAAATACACCTTCAAGCGATGGCCCGAGCGCAAGTTTCTCGGGCTCATCGAGCCTGAAACCATTGAGGCCGGTGACCGCAAGATCCTGTGCAGTGGTTTTTGGGGTATCGCCCGCCACTTCAACTACATGGGCGAGGGGTTCATGGCCCTGTCAATTGCCCTGGCATTCGGTTACTTCACCAACCCTTGGGCCTGGACCTACTTTGTCTTCATCGTACTGCAGTTTATTTTCCGTCAGCGTGATGACGACAGGTGCTGTGCCGAGAAGTACGGCGCCGAAAAGTGGGCAGAGTACCAAGCGCGGGTGAAATACCGGATCATTCCCGGTGTTTATTGA
- a CDS encoding helix-turn-helix transcriptional regulator translates to MREYQLPQRLAIARTKLGLTRRELGVRAGLQNAESTISLFETATSVPHLWALCRLADVLNTSTDYLLGRSDYMLDPGRVKKR, encoded by the coding sequence GTGAGGGAGTACCAACTACCCCAGCGCCTGGCAATCGCACGGACCAAGCTGGGGCTTACCAGGAGGGAGTTGGGAGTCCGGGCGGGTCTGCAGAACGCGGAGTCCACAATTTCCCTTTTCGAGACCGCGACTTCCGTCCCTCACCTCTGGGCGCTCTGCCGCCTGGCCGATGTACTGAACACCTCCACTGACTACCTGTTGGGCCGGTCCGACTACATGCTGGACCCAGGAAGGGTGAAAAAACGATGA
- a CDS encoding Mu transposase C-terminal domain-containing protein, translating into MKGLTDVRMTAVPPNPDAAGQAEVDRGPAFAYDSEALWEWAKSRTGKLREEGEYRAGVLRQVVALTAHGETLQAACQSVSRAEQVSLGTLKRWYYQARNYQSQDWAAALIPGYVGRVVRQEIPSPAWDWFTSYYLTRAKPTLTEAYRRTAETAVARGWGEIPSRRTFANRLKTDVTYTRQVFLREGGEALARLYPSQRRDKRSFRAGDAVSGDGLKFDRLWVIWPDGEAINTATGWFWADIRTGYIAAWRLAKTETTDLFRLATYDLTGLFKPQLAWVDNTMVAASKAMTAGAANRRRGRDKADDPVGLLPQLGIEVRFTNPDKEMGSPGAKPIERSFGIGGIHDKVATHPRFLKRGYSRATAIPYEEFAEVVRGEVTRFNQQPKRRTAACRGVLSYEQAFRELFAKAIPTKLTESQRALLLLMPEAVRAHSKSGEIRLKAGQGPTGQRRYWTEALTEFKGRQLTAYYDPADLTRPISVYTPQGRYVAQAELLADTGFGDTAAAREWMKNKGRMIKAQKKAANAERRMRDLEVAAAYPEAEPGPLPAPGLVAGNFGQKRQVDEKRRVVGGDSPTEDDVGLSPVDRFVLENLEDWKKEKFG; encoded by the coding sequence GTGAAGGGTCTCACCGATGTGCGAATGACTGCCGTGCCGCCCAATCCTGACGCAGCCGGCCAGGCCGAAGTAGATCGTGGACCCGCCTTCGCCTATGACTCGGAGGCGCTTTGGGAATGGGCCAAGTCGCGCACCGGGAAACTGAGGGAGGAGGGGGAATACCGAGCTGGGGTGCTGCGCCAAGTGGTGGCCTTGACGGCACACGGTGAGACCTTGCAGGCGGCCTGTCAGTCGGTGTCCCGGGCCGAGCAGGTGAGCCTCGGGACGCTCAAGCGCTGGTACTACCAGGCGCGAAACTATCAGAGTCAGGACTGGGCTGCGGCGCTGATCCCGGGATATGTGGGCCGGGTGGTGCGCCAGGAGATTCCCTCGCCGGCCTGGGACTGGTTCACCTCGTACTATCTCACCCGAGCCAAGCCTACCTTGACCGAGGCCTACCGCCGCACGGCAGAGACGGCTGTCGCCCGGGGATGGGGAGAGATTCCCTCCCGGCGGACCTTCGCTAACCGCCTGAAAACCGACGTCACCTACACCAGGCAGGTTTTCCTGCGCGAGGGAGGCGAGGCCCTGGCCAGACTCTATCCGTCCCAGCGAAGGGACAAGCGCAGCTTCAGAGCGGGGGACGCAGTCTCTGGCGACGGCCTCAAGTTCGACAGGCTCTGGGTCATCTGGCCGGACGGCGAGGCTATCAACACGGCGACCGGCTGGTTCTGGGCAGACATCCGGACCGGCTACATCGCCGCGTGGCGGCTGGCGAAGACCGAGACCACCGACCTGTTCCGCCTGGCGACCTACGATCTGACGGGCCTGTTCAAGCCGCAGCTGGCCTGGGTTGACAACACCATGGTCGCGGCCAGCAAGGCCATGACCGCGGGGGCTGCCAACCGACGCCGAGGGCGAGACAAGGCGGACGATCCGGTCGGCCTGCTCCCCCAACTCGGCATCGAGGTCCGCTTCACCAACCCGGACAAAGAGATGGGATCCCCGGGAGCCAAGCCCATCGAGCGCAGCTTCGGCATCGGCGGGATCCACGACAAGGTAGCCACCCATCCTCGCTTTCTCAAGCGCGGCTACAGCCGGGCGACGGCCATCCCCTATGAGGAATTCGCCGAGGTGGTTCGGGGAGAAGTGACACGTTTCAATCAACAGCCCAAGCGCCGGACCGCCGCTTGCCGCGGGGTGCTGTCTTACGAGCAGGCCTTTCGGGAGCTCTTTGCCAAGGCCATTCCAACCAAGCTCACCGAGTCCCAGCGGGCGCTGCTTCTACTGATGCCGGAGGCGGTAAGGGCCCATAGCAAAAGCGGAGAGATCCGCCTCAAGGCCGGCCAGGGTCCGACGGGGCAGCGCCGGTACTGGACCGAAGCTCTGACGGAATTCAAGGGGAGGCAGCTGACGGCCTACTACGACCCGGCGGATCTCACCCGGCCGATCTCAGTCTACACGCCGCAGGGCCGCTATGTCGCCCAGGCCGAACTGCTGGCCGACACGGGCTTCGGCGACACGGCCGCGGCCCGTGAGTGGATGAAGAACAAGGGCCGGATGATCAAGGCGCAGAAGAAAGCCGCCAATGCCGAGCGGCGGATGAGGGACCTGGAAGTGGCAGCCGCCTACCCCGAGGCCGAGCCGGGCCCGCTTCCCGCTCCCGGTTTAGTTGCTGGAAATTTTGGGCAAAAGCGGCAGGTCGACGAGAAGCGCCGGGTGGTCGGTGGGGACTCTCCAACGGAGGACGACGTGGGGCTGAGCCCGGTCGATCGGTTTGTCCTTGAGAACCTGGAAGACTGGAAGAAAGAGAAATTCGGATAA
- a CDS encoding AAA family ATPase — protein MAESLVVRRVKEQIEKARLSQTRAAAEIGISGSALSQWIAGKYKGDATALTAKAQRWLDSTAKRSELVTRMPDPPEWVETPTAKRILGGLGYAQMAADLAIVYGGAGLGKSISATHYAGSSPNVWVAVMTAGGRSMAGCLERVAMACGVRSVNVRPWRLESEIVDRTSGTHGLLVVDEAQHLDTRALEALRGLHDQAGIGLALMGNELLYSRLTGGRRAAEFAQLFSRVGKRVRLTRPAQADVDAILRAWSISGAAERAQALEIARQPGGLRGLTKALRLAAMMAAGQAVAETHLKSAWRELAA, from the coding sequence ATGGCGGAATCGCTGGTCGTGCGGCGGGTGAAGGAGCAGATCGAGAAGGCCAGGCTCTCCCAGACGCGGGCAGCTGCTGAAATTGGCATTTCCGGTTCGGCTTTGTCCCAGTGGATTGCCGGCAAATATAAGGGCGACGCCACGGCCCTGACGGCCAAGGCTCAGCGATGGCTGGACTCCACGGCGAAGCGCTCGGAACTCGTGACCCGAATGCCGGATCCCCCTGAGTGGGTGGAAACGCCCACGGCAAAGCGAATCCTGGGCGGCCTGGGCTACGCGCAAATGGCTGCCGACCTTGCCATTGTCTACGGCGGAGCTGGGCTGGGGAAAAGCATATCGGCCACACACTATGCCGGCTCGAGCCCGAACGTCTGGGTTGCAGTGATGACGGCTGGCGGAAGAAGCATGGCTGGCTGCCTGGAACGGGTAGCGATGGCCTGCGGGGTGCGCTCGGTCAACGTCCGGCCCTGGAGGCTTGAGTCTGAGATTGTTGACCGCACCTCAGGCACTCACGGCCTGCTGGTTGTGGATGAGGCCCAGCACCTGGACACCCGAGCTCTGGAGGCGTTACGGGGCCTGCACGACCAAGCCGGCATCGGTCTGGCCCTGATGGGAAATGAACTGCTCTATTCGCGCCTCACGGGGGGCAGGCGGGCAGCCGAGTTCGCCCAACTGTTCTCCAGAGTCGGCAAACGGGTCCGGCTGACCCGTCCCGCCCAGGCCGACGTGGATGCCATCTTGAGAGCGTGGTCCATCAGCGGAGCCGCAGAGCGCGCCCAGGCTCTTGAAATTGCCCGCCAGCCGGGAGGGCTTAGGGGACTGACCAAGGCCCTGCGACTGGCGGCCATGATGGCGGCAGGGCAGGCAGTGGCCGAGACTCACCTGAAATCCGCTTGGCGAGAGCTGGCGGCTTAG
- a CDS encoding regulatory protein GemA, with translation MGKRKTSVRAYKRRAALAKIHIAKKQLGMEDETYRAMLQEVVGVDSAADLDMRDLGKVLNHLADRGAKFRGRGRRSTISSVPREKRRLLWKIYQLLGDRPVKYAVSILRNQGGPDALEWATPTQLHKVVAALEYDRMRKAKRAANERGAVDPDLLIDGVLTLLLGVAAFAAWSLILLALEA, from the coding sequence ATGGGTAAGAGGAAGACATCCGTACGGGCGTACAAACGCCGGGCCGCGCTGGCGAAGATCCACATCGCCAAGAAGCAGTTGGGGATGGAGGACGAGACCTACCGGGCCATGCTGCAGGAAGTGGTCGGTGTCGATTCCGCGGCCGACCTGGACATGCGCGACCTCGGCAAGGTCCTAAATCACTTGGCCGACCGGGGTGCGAAGTTCCGCGGCCGCGGCCGCCGATCGACGATCTCCTCGGTACCCCGGGAAAAGCGCCGCCTGCTGTGGAAGATCTACCAACTTCTGGGTGACCGGCCGGTGAAGTACGCGGTGTCCATTCTGCGGAACCAAGGCGGCCCGGATGCCCTGGAATGGGCTACTCCCACCCAGCTCCACAAGGTGGTGGCGGCCCTCGAATATGACCGGATGCGCAAGGCGAAGCGGGCGGCCAACGAGCGCGGCGCAGTGGATCCGGATCTGCTGATCGACGGCGTTTTGACTCTCCTTCTCGGTGTAGCCGCTTTTGCCGCCTGGTCTCTCATTCTGCTGGCCCTGGAGGCGTGA
- a CDS encoding DUF4145 domain-containing protein — MKCPYCSVAFHDDWFDWYYYDDDGDESKEVCDGSGVCWRVFCAQCPECLNLIFRLHKMSRINRSNRRTEKIIVYPKHNSRPVPPEVDEKFAQDFREACLVIAVSEKASAALSRRCLQNLLREKSRVKASHLVQEIQDVIASNQLPNRINESLDAVRQVGNFATHPVKSKNTGEVIDVEPAEAEWLLDTLEQLFEFYFVEPARLKKQKAALNKKLKDAGKPLLK, encoded by the coding sequence ATGAAATGTCCCTACTGTTCCGTTGCTTTCCACGACGACTGGTTTGACTGGTATTACTACGACGATGATGGCGACGAGTCTAAAGAAGTTTGCGACGGATCAGGGGTGTGCTGGCGCGTTTTCTGCGCGCAATGTCCAGAGTGTCTCAATTTGATTTTTAGATTACACAAAATGTCTCGAATCAATCGAAGCAATAGGAGAACAGAGAAAATAATCGTCTATCCGAAACACAATTCCCGCCCGGTTCCTCCAGAAGTCGACGAAAAATTCGCTCAGGATTTCCGAGAAGCATGCCTTGTCATTGCAGTTAGCGAGAAAGCGAGTGCAGCTCTCAGCCGCCGGTGCCTTCAAAACTTGTTGCGGGAAAAGTCAAGGGTAAAGGCAAGCCATCTCGTACAGGAGATCCAGGATGTGATCGCCTCCAATCAGTTGCCAAATCGAATTAATGAGTCACTTGACGCAGTCAGACAAGTCGGAAATTTTGCAACTCATCCTGTCAAGAGCAAAAACACAGGAGAAGTGATTGATGTCGAGCCTGCGGAGGCGGAGTGGTTGCTTGACACATTGGAGCAGCTATTTGAGTTCTACTTCGTTGAGCCAGCTAGACTAAAGAAGCAAAAGGCAGCCTTAAATAAGAAGTTGAAGGACGCAGGAAAGCCGTTGTTGAAATAG
- a CDS encoding transglycosylase SLT domain-containing protein has translation MIRDVAVALLCLAVLIVLLVFISVVPGQAQNISSEHKEIFCEEVDRAAAWDRSDRLAARTWVESNFRTDAVSPVGAAGWSQFMPLTWQEESARTDPSCSGVPATDPACSARAQIRYTRMLRRMVAVRSLTIQDLKAKQDIAYNGGIGNLWKEERACARRSGCDSRRWWGHVEGVCLRHPAACRENRAYPVKINRVLRNPQRMARLPRCEQ, from the coding sequence ATGATTCGAGACGTCGCCGTTGCCCTGCTCTGTCTGGCGGTTCTAATCGTCCTTTTGGTCTTCATCTCAGTCGTGCCGGGACAAGCACAGAACATCTCTTCCGAGCACAAGGAAATCTTCTGCGAGGAAGTCGACCGCGCCGCAGCTTGGGATAGGTCTGACCGCTTGGCTGCCCGGACCTGGGTGGAGAGCAACTTCCGGACCGATGCCGTCAGCCCGGTCGGTGCAGCCGGCTGGAGCCAGTTTATGCCGCTGACCTGGCAGGAAGAAAGCGCCAGGACCGATCCAAGCTGCTCGGGTGTGCCCGCGACCGATCCCGCTTGTTCGGCCCGGGCTCAGATCCGCTACACCCGGATGCTACGCCGCATGGTCGCTGTCCGATCCCTGACGATCCAGGATCTCAAGGCCAAGCAGGACATAGCCTACAACGGTGGGATCGGCAACCTATGGAAAGAGGAGCGGGCCTGCGCCCGACGGTCTGGGTGCGATAGCCGGCGCTGGTGGGGACACGTCGAGGGTGTTTGTCTAAGGCACCCTGCTGCCTGCCGCGAGAACCGGGCCTACCCCGTCAAGATCAACCGGGTTCTACGGAACCCCCAGCGCATGGCGAGGCTACCTCGATGCGAGCAGTGA
- a CDS encoding mechanosensitive ion channel, with protein sequence MTTLPPALFTIALLLVAFLFCGRLINWCVPLIRRRVVAKFQDRTPEDIEPRAKTLGLAVRKGGVIAIRILTGIGLLKVLGVDTAPLSAAIGVFGVALGFGARAMVQDLLAGLWILVEDRFRLGDQVEINGVAGTVVNMTFRVITVKDEGGSLHLFQNGQIRSLMIGRRGV encoded by the coding sequence ATGACCACCCTCCCTCCAGCTCTTTTCACGATCGCTCTCCTGCTGGTGGCCTTTCTGTTTTGCGGGAGGCTCATCAACTGGTGCGTTCCGCTGATCCGGCGCCGGGTGGTAGCCAAGTTTCAGGACAGGACTCCCGAGGACATCGAACCCCGTGCCAAGACCCTGGGGCTGGCCGTGCGCAAGGGTGGGGTGATTGCCATTCGGATCCTGACGGGTATCGGATTGCTGAAGGTCCTGGGCGTCGATACGGCGCCACTGTCGGCTGCTATCGGGGTGTTTGGAGTTGCCCTGGGATTCGGGGCCCGAGCCATGGTGCAGGATCTGCTGGCCGGCCTCTGGATCCTGGTGGAAGACCGCTTCCGGTTGGGGGACCAGGTGGAGATCAACGGGGTGGCCGGGACGGTGGTGAACATGACTTTCCGGGTGATTACCGTCAAGGATGAGGGCGGGAGTCTGCACCTGTTCCAGAACGGGCAGATCCGGTCCCTGATGATTGGGCGGAGGGGCGTATGA